The following proteins are encoded in a genomic region of Candidatus Dormiibacterota bacterium:
- the nadE gene encoding NAD(+) synthase, which yields QLVIGDLGIESRTIDISDAVDGYLRHEPDADARRRGNVMARLRMVVLFDQSAKLDALPVGTGNKTERLLGYFTWHADDAPPVNPIGDLFKTQVWELAKYLGVPKRLIEKAPSADLEANQTDEADLGITYVRADAILSRLLLGYSDEQLVERGFSPREVAIVRKRVDGTHWKRHLPTTAMLSNTAINEFYLRPVDY from the coding sequence CAGCTCGTCATCGGCGATCTCGGCATCGAGTCGCGAACGATCGACATCAGCGACGCCGTCGACGGCTATTTGCGTCACGAGCCCGACGCGGACGCGCGCCGGCGCGGTAACGTGATGGCGCGGCTGCGCATGGTCGTGCTCTTCGATCAATCCGCGAAGCTCGACGCGCTGCCGGTCGGCACCGGGAACAAGACGGAGCGTCTCCTCGGGTATTTCACGTGGCACGCCGACGACGCGCCGCCGGTGAACCCCATCGGCGATCTGTTCAAGACGCAAGTGTGGGAGTTGGCAAAGTATCTCGGCGTCCCGAAGCGCCTGATCGAGAAAGCGCCGAGCGCGGATTTGGAGGCGAACCAGACGGACGAAGCCGATCTCGGCATCACGTATGTGCGCGCCGACGCAATCCTTTCGCGCTTGCTGCTCGGGTACTCCGACGAACAGCTTGTCGAGCGTGGCTTTTCTCCCCGGGAGGTTGCAATCGTGCGCAAGCGCGTCGACGGCACGCACTGGAAACGCCATCTGCCGACGACGGCCATGCTCTCGAACACGGCCATCAACGAATTCTACCTGCGCCCGGTGGACTATTGA
- a CDS encoding NAD(P)-dependent oxidoreductase, whose translation MRIFFPVSLNLVSRPCLVIGAADDREAIEKSAALEEAGANVRRIYDGADVKEEDVAQAFFVISTPQDAALSQRLRALADKHRTLLCCIDQPAYGFVAMAAIAKAGPVRVAISTAGLAPRVGKVLKQAVQRAMDATFERFIGVLAERREQMRAEHPLPEESELRRKAAIDNAAGFTADVCFTYPSWLSTDVVDRNRDPE comes from the coding sequence TTGAGAATCTTCTTTCCCGTTAGCCTGAATCTCGTCAGCCGGCCGTGTCTCGTCATCGGTGCTGCGGACGATCGCGAAGCCATCGAGAAGTCCGCGGCGCTCGAAGAGGCGGGTGCGAACGTGCGCCGGATCTACGACGGCGCGGACGTGAAAGAAGAAGACGTCGCGCAGGCCTTCTTCGTCATCTCGACGCCGCAAGACGCGGCGCTCTCGCAGCGGCTTCGCGCGCTCGCGGACAAGCATCGCACGCTGCTCTGCTGCATCGATCAGCCGGCGTACGGCTTCGTCGCGATGGCAGCGATTGCGAAGGCCGGTCCGGTGCGCGTCGCAATCTCGACGGCGGGCCTCGCTCCGCGCGTAGGCAAGGTATTGAAACAGGCAGTGCAACGCGCGATGGACGCGACCTTTGAGCGCTTCATCGGGGTCTTGGCCGAGCGACGCGAGCAGATGCGTGCCGAGCATCCGCTTCCCGAGGAATCCGAGCTGCGCCGTAAGGCGGCAATCGACAACGCAGCGGGCTTCACTGCGGACGTTTGCTTTACGTACCCGAGCTGGCTGTCAACGGATGTGGTTGACAGAAATCGAGACCCGGAGTAG
- a CDS encoding antitoxin Xre/MbcA/ParS toxin-binding domain-containing protein, whose translation MATWVPTIHRLEPARDATPLTDVMPLLERMVESYGQVTVAGLLGVDRSTVSLWVRGKRRIGNDLGARILDVHAVLSRAHRVYNPALAARWLMGHDPRLGGARPIDVVATGGASAVIDALDEIEAGAYA comes from the coding sequence ATGGCGACCTGGGTGCCGACGATTCACCGGCTCGAGCCGGCCCGCGATGCTACGCCCCTGACCGACGTAATGCCCTTGCTCGAGCGAATGGTGGAGAGCTACGGACAAGTAACCGTGGCAGGGCTCTTGGGCGTCGATCGGTCGACCGTGAGCCTTTGGGTTCGCGGCAAGCGACGCATCGGCAACGACCTCGGCGCGCGCATCCTCGACGTTCACGCGGTTCTCAGTCGCGCGCATCGGGTCTACAATCCCGCACTTGCCGCGCGTTGGCTCATGGGGCACGATCCGCGCTTGGGCGGCGCACGGCCGATCGACGTCGTCGCGACTGGCGGCGCCAGCGCGGTGATCGATGCGCTCGATGAAATCGAAGCAGGCGCGTACGCGTGA
- a CDS encoding RES family NAD+ phosphorylase, with translation MTVFRVFPFDPSAADRAPGGALFVPPGGRGRIDSVAPRAYTVLYVGSTPECAVAECFGAFDVWDRIVVEAKPATPLLPKSRFALASYALPSALDVRNLDDAAALLAEGLIPSRVVTRDRSVTQAWASRIHARGSYAGLAWWSYYEPSWQSVGIWGHERLRLASSPRVLHVADEAVRSSAKIIRRRIAA, from the coding sequence GTGACGGTGTTTCGCGTTTTTCCGTTCGACCCGTCGGCCGCAGACCGCGCTCCGGGCGGGGCGCTCTTCGTGCCGCCGGGCGGTAGAGGGCGCATCGACTCGGTCGCCCCTCGGGCGTACACGGTGCTCTACGTTGGCAGTACGCCGGAGTGCGCGGTCGCGGAGTGCTTTGGCGCCTTCGACGTGTGGGACCGTATCGTCGTGGAGGCAAAGCCGGCAACGCCGCTGCTGCCGAAGAGCCGATTCGCGCTCGCGTCGTATGCGTTGCCAAGCGCGCTCGACGTTCGCAATCTCGACGACGCCGCGGCATTGCTCGCGGAAGGGTTGATCCCCTCGCGGGTCGTCACGCGAGACCGTTCGGTGACGCAGGCCTGGGCGAGCCGCATTCACGCGCGCGGATCGTATGCCGGCCTCGCTTGGTGGTCGTACTACGAACCATCGTGGCAGTCGGTCGGCATTTGGGGCCACGAGCGACTTCGACTGGCATCCTCTCCGCGCGTACTGCACGTCGCGGACGAGGCGGTGCGGTCCTCGGCAAAGATCATTCGGCGCAGGATCGCGGCTTAA
- a CDS encoding competence/damage-inducible protein A yields the protein MPSVEIVAVGTELLLGQLVDTNTPWIAQRLADAGIDVYATHAVGDNRARIAATISAALARADGVVTTGGLGPTVDDLTKEAVCDALGIACVPHAPTIARMEAFFASISRPMRENNRKQADLPRGSTVLENARGTAPGFIVWTNDGTFIASLPGVPHEMKPMLAEQLVPRLRERFGVLERIVTRVLHVAGLGESEIDHRIDDLFRAGENPKVAVLAHVGACDVKIMAKARTEEAARAMVAPLEEEIRSRLRGHVYGTDDETLARAILTQLRERGWWLAAAESCTGGRVAAALTAVAGASQSFAGGVVAYDDDVKRALLGVEAETLARNGAVSEETARAMARGARRAFSTDVGVATTGIAGPAGGSPEKPVGLVWLALEWPGGARAVSVRLPGDREEIQIRATQALLSLIWGILAGGEDLARSS from the coding sequence ATGCCCAGCGTGGAGATCGTCGCAGTGGGAACCGAACTGCTCTTGGGTCAGCTCGTCGACACGAACACGCCGTGGATCGCGCAGCGCTTGGCGGACGCAGGCATCGACGTCTACGCGACGCACGCGGTCGGCGACAATCGCGCGCGTATCGCCGCGACGATATCCGCCGCGCTCGCGCGCGCCGACGGTGTGGTGACGACCGGCGGCCTCGGCCCGACCGTCGACGATCTTACGAAGGAGGCCGTCTGCGATGCGCTCGGGATCGCGTGCGTGCCTCACGCGCCGACGATCGCTCGGATGGAGGCGTTCTTCGCTTCGATCTCCCGTCCGATGCGTGAAAACAATCGCAAGCAAGCCGATCTTCCCCGCGGCAGCACCGTGCTCGAGAACGCACGCGGAACGGCACCTGGCTTCATCGTCTGGACGAACGACGGAACGTTCATCGCATCGCTTCCGGGCGTACCGCACGAGATGAAGCCGATGCTCGCCGAACAGCTCGTACCGCGGTTGCGCGAGCGCTTCGGCGTGCTCGAACGCATCGTGACGCGCGTGCTGCACGTCGCCGGCCTTGGCGAATCGGAGATCGACCATCGCATCGACGATCTGTTTCGGGCCGGCGAGAACCCGAAGGTCGCGGTGCTCGCGCACGTGGGCGCGTGTGACGTGAAAATCATGGCCAAAGCGCGCACCGAGGAAGCTGCGCGCGCGATGGTTGCTCCGCTCGAAGAGGAAATCCGCTCGCGCTTGCGCGGCCATGTCTACGGTACCGACGACGAAACGCTCGCCCGGGCGATTCTCACGCAGCTACGCGAACGCGGCTGGTGGCTTGCAGCGGCCGAGTCGTGCACCGGAGGTCGCGTCGCTGCTGCGCTCACGGCGGTGGCGGGTGCCTCGCAAAGCTTTGCCGGCGGCGTGGTCGCGTACGACGACGACGTCAAACGCGCGCTGCTCGGGGTCGAGGCGGAGACGCTCGCGCGCAACGGCGCGGTGAGCGAAGAGACCGCGCGTGCGATGGCACGGGGTGCGCGGCGCGCCTTCTCGACGGACGTTGGCGTTGCGACGACCGGCATCGCGGGCCCGGCGGGAGGTTCGCCGGAGAAGCCCGTAGGGTTGGTCTGGCTCGCGTTGGAATGGCCAGGCGGCGCCCGGGCGGTCTCGGTGAGGCTCCCCGGCGACCGCGAAGAGATCCAAATCCGAGCGACCCAGGCCTTGCTCAGCCTGATATGGGGAATACTGGCTGGCGGGGAAGATCTGGCGCGGTCGTCGTAG
- a CDS encoding S8 family serine peptidase → MSIGAGAQESLVRRPVSRAPLPATVAPSGAIAVTYRRSIVLSAPASVAAREQAAGATLVRALDFSHVGLVTRMISVPVARVDSVITQMRSAPGVVSVNDASARRYPLTVNKGYFPSDPYFDGFAVTAVPTPPATPPPATNTDPPYYESNDVPGQWDMHAIQLEHAFEYSQSSNGSTVQNANALGSSSVSIAVIDTGQDTGHAELNTKVVYQKCFITNSSNVQSTSNFTTDPQGHGTDTAGIAAADTGNGLGFTGAGGNVVLYAYRVFPVPDNNCSSPTTSDPQCSATLQDIASAIDDAVSHHVNVISMSLGGNCPDSPPESTAVANAIAAGVIVVAASGNAGGSGIDAPACDPGVIAVGATSLDDGSPNGTSPTGGNAGGTPSSPKEYVASYSQYGSPGANPKNATAWGIVAPGGDATSSADADNLHWIENIWTSTPWATSDAGNCNGDYPTDAGSGDCRILVDGTSMSTPHVAGAAALVLSVNSSYQSASAMKQLLCTTADDIADPHQGCGRLNVYRAMAKALNDPTLP, encoded by the coding sequence GTGAGCATCGGCGCGGGCGCGCAAGAGTCTCTGGTTAGGCGTCCGGTGTCGCGGGCACCGCTGCCGGCAACGGTGGCGCCGTCGGGAGCGATCGCCGTGACGTACCGGCGCAGCATCGTCCTCTCCGCCCCGGCGTCGGTAGCCGCTCGCGAGCAGGCCGCAGGTGCGACGCTCGTGCGCGCTCTGGACTTCTCGCACGTCGGCCTCGTGACGCGGATGATCTCCGTTCCGGTCGCGCGGGTCGACTCCGTGATCACGCAGATGCGCTCGGCACCGGGCGTCGTCAGCGTCAACGACGCAAGCGCGCGCCGCTACCCGCTGACCGTCAACAAGGGCTATTTTCCGAGCGACCCGTACTTCGACGGCTTCGCGGTGACCGCCGTGCCGACGCCGCCGGCAACGCCGCCCCCCGCGACGAACACCGATCCTCCGTACTACGAGAGCAACGACGTTCCCGGGCAATGGGATATGCACGCGATCCAGTTGGAGCATGCGTTCGAATACAGTCAGTCGAGCAACGGCAGCACGGTGCAGAACGCCAACGCTCTCGGGTCGTCGTCCGTCTCGATCGCCGTCATCGACACCGGTCAAGACACCGGCCACGCGGAACTGAATACGAAGGTCGTCTACCAGAAGTGCTTCATCACGAACTCTTCCAACGTGCAGTCGACGTCAAACTTCACGACGGATCCCCAAGGGCACGGCACCGACACGGCGGGAATCGCCGCCGCAGACACGGGGAACGGCCTGGGATTCACGGGAGCGGGCGGCAACGTCGTCCTCTACGCGTATCGCGTCTTTCCCGTACCGGATAACAACTGCAGCAGCCCGACTACGAGCGACCCGCAGTGCAGCGCTACTCTGCAAGACATCGCATCGGCGATCGACGATGCGGTGAGCCATCACGTCAACGTCATCAGCATGAGCCTCGGCGGTAACTGTCCGGACTCGCCGCCCGAGAGCACGGCGGTTGCGAACGCGATTGCGGCGGGCGTCATCGTCGTGGCTGCGAGCGGCAACGCGGGTGGCTCGGGCATCGACGCACCCGCTTGCGATCCCGGCGTCATCGCGGTGGGAGCGACGTCGCTCGACGACGGTTCACCCAACGGCACGAGCCCTACCGGCGGCAACGCCGGGGGCACGCCGTCGAGCCCGAAAGAGTATGTGGCGTCGTACTCGCAGTACGGCTCGCCAGGCGCGAATCCGAAGAATGCGACCGCCTGGGGGATCGTCGCACCCGGTGGTGACGCTACGAGCTCGGCCGACGCTGACAACCTGCATTGGATCGAGAACATCTGGACGTCGACGCCTTGGGCTACGAGCGACGCGGGCAACTGCAACGGCGATTACCCGACGGACGCGGGCAGCGGGGACTGCCGGATTCTGGTCGACGGGACGTCGATGTCGACACCGCACGTCGCAGGCGCCGCTGCGCTCGTCTTGTCGGTAAACTCGAGCTACCAGTCGGCGTCGGCGATGAAACAGCTGCTCTGCACGACGGCCGACGACATTGCGGATCCGCACCAAGGGTGCGGTCGCCTCAACGTCTATCGCGCGATGGCAAAAGCGCTCAACGATCCGACCCTGCCATAG
- a CDS encoding Gfo/Idh/MocA family oxidoreductase, which translates to MSEHIRIGIVGAGFGAKAHLPALLAHPRFEVVALASPSSAAGIAKERGIAHVFASCADMVRGCELDAVTIASPPFAHREDAEAAFGAGKHVICEKPFGLNVVQAEEMLAMARRAGTIAGLSHEFRWVPPQQALKELVENRHLDPLREIEITQLSTFLRLDGTRERGWWFERRRGGGIAGALLSHLIDMANWLAGRPPTRATGLIRTANPHRHDAKGAFTSDVDDGAFALLDYGEGLVARLTVDATTAHASFTSALHAENRTAVASGESIAETTLYTVDEHETAELQCKASPYAHLASVQANVPYLMELYDAFAAAIDGKSTTGLPTFAEAVETQKVLAAVGFSVRTMAGSDR; encoded by the coding sequence ATGAGCGAGCACATTCGCATAGGCATCGTCGGAGCCGGGTTCGGCGCGAAGGCGCATCTGCCGGCGCTTCTCGCGCACCCGCGCTTCGAGGTTGTCGCTCTCGCGTCGCCTTCTTCCGCTGCCGGCATCGCAAAAGAGCGCGGCATCGCCCATGTCTTCGCATCATGCGCGGACATGGTTCGCGGCTGCGAACTCGATGCGGTCACGATCGCATCGCCACCGTTCGCGCACCGAGAGGATGCCGAGGCGGCGTTCGGCGCGGGCAAGCACGTCATTTGCGAAAAGCCCTTTGGACTCAACGTCGTGCAAGCCGAAGAGATGCTCGCAATGGCACGGCGTGCCGGCACGATAGCAGGGCTGTCGCACGAGTTCCGCTGGGTTCCGCCACAACAAGCGCTCAAGGAGCTCGTCGAGAATCGTCATCTCGATCCGCTGCGCGAGATTGAGATCACGCAGCTCTCTACCTTTCTTCGCCTCGACGGAACGCGCGAGCGCGGTTGGTGGTTCGAGCGCAGGCGCGGCGGTGGCATCGCCGGCGCGCTGCTCTCGCACCTCATCGACATGGCGAACTGGCTGGCAGGACGCCCGCCGACGCGCGCCACCGGATTGATTCGTACCGCAAACCCGCATCGGCACGACGCCAAAGGCGCGTTCACGTCCGACGTCGACGACGGAGCCTTCGCGTTGCTCGACTATGGCGAGGGTCTCGTCGCCCGGCTCACCGTCGACGCAACGACGGCGCACGCATCGTTCACGTCCGCGCTGCACGCAGAGAATCGCACGGCGGTGGCGAGTGGCGAGAGCATCGCCGAAACGACGCTCTACACGGTCGACGAGCACGAAACGGCGGAGTTGCAGTGCAAGGCATCGCCATACGCGCACTTGGCGAGCGTACAGGCGAACGTCCCGTATCTGATGGAACTCTACGACGCGTTCGCGGCTGCAATCGACGGCAAAAGCACCACGGGGCTTCCGACCTTTGCCGAGGCGGTCGAAACCCAGAAGGTGCTCGCAGCCGTCGGCTTCAGCGTACGAACTATGGCAGGGTCGGATCGTTGA
- a CDS encoding aspartate aminotransferase family protein, with the protein MSEIPGSRSRALRARLAARESRNVTYLADDFPVFWESASRATVTDVDGNRYIDLTAAFGVAAVGHANPAVAAAIAEQAQRMMHGMGDVHPTEVRVQLLERLLQVAPRGLERAFLATTGSEVVEAAMKTAILATGKSAFAAFAGAYHGLSLGALAVCGIEKFRQPFAAALPLRPLLLGFPHAAMPLGDALDAARATLRAHDDLAALFVEPIQARGGCIVPPHGYLRGLRAVCDELGVLLVFDEIYTGFGRTGEWFACAHEGVTPDLLCLGKAMGGGFPISALVGTSAVMDAWPASSGEALHTSTYLGNPMGCAAALATIDQLERLGLPARAKRLGTELAPRLEAIAQTRGVAAVRGRGLMWGIELHDSAHADRAVRAALARGVIVLQAGTRGEVLSVTPPLVIGESELERAFSALRDAISQSF; encoded by the coding sequence GTGAGCGAGATACCTGGCTCGCGTTCGCGCGCGTTACGCGCGCGTCTGGCCGCGCGGGAATCGCGCAACGTGACCTATCTCGCCGACGACTTCCCCGTCTTTTGGGAATCGGCAAGCCGCGCGACCGTCACCGACGTGGACGGGAATCGTTACATCGATCTCACGGCGGCGTTCGGCGTGGCCGCGGTCGGCCATGCAAACCCGGCGGTAGCGGCGGCGATCGCCGAGCAAGCGCAACGAATGATGCACGGCATGGGCGACGTCCATCCCACGGAAGTGCGCGTGCAGCTGCTCGAACGATTGCTGCAGGTCGCGCCGCGCGGACTCGAGCGCGCGTTCCTGGCAACGACCGGATCCGAAGTGGTGGAAGCCGCGATGAAGACCGCGATCCTTGCGACCGGCAAATCCGCGTTCGCCGCGTTCGCCGGTGCCTATCATGGGCTCTCGCTCGGAGCGCTCGCGGTCTGCGGCATCGAAAAGTTTCGCCAGCCTTTCGCGGCGGCGTTGCCGCTGCGGCCGCTCCTTCTCGGGTTCCCGCACGCAGCGATGCCGCTCGGCGATGCACTCGATGCCGCGCGCGCGACGCTGAGGGCGCACGACGACCTCGCCGCACTCTTCGTCGAGCCGATTCAGGCGCGCGGCGGATGCATCGTTCCGCCGCACGGCTATCTTCGCGGCCTGCGTGCAGTCTGCGACGAGCTCGGCGTGCTGCTCGTCTTCGACGAAATCTACACCGGCTTCGGACGGACCGGCGAATGGTTCGCTTGTGCGCACGAGGGCGTGACGCCGGATTTGCTCTGCCTCGGCAAGGCGATGGGTGGCGGCTTTCCGATTAGTGCGCTCGTGGGAACGTCTGCAGTCATGGATGCGTGGCCGGCGTCGAGCGGCGAGGCGCTGCACACGTCGACGTACCTCGGGAATCCGATGGGGTGCGCTGCCGCGCTCGCGACGATCGATCAGCTCGAACGGCTCGGTCTTCCGGCACGCGCGAAGCGGCTCGGAACCGAGCTCGCGCCGCGGCTCGAAGCGATCGCGCAGACGCGTGGCGTAGCCGCGGTTCGTGGGCGCGGGTTGATGTGGGGCATCGAGCTGCACGACAGCGCGCACGCAGACCGCGCCGTACGAGCGGCGCTCGCGCGCGGCGTGATCGTGCTGCAGGCGGGCACGCGCGGTGAGGTTCTCTCCGTGACACCGCCCCTCGTCATCGGCGAGAGCGAACTCGAGCGCGCATTTTCGGCGCTGCGGGATGCGATCTCGCAAAGCTTTTGA
- a CDS encoding acyl-CoA reductase, with protein sequence MQRRSTRASIVRAVAVAAARWCNPAFSPRERALARVVERTRYSVPVVAYAFDRLFESIAADALDETIARELGDAHFEPIGRVCVISSRTTIGVAIIPAIFALCAGCDVRVKDREDSLVGAFFETLAGESEILASAAQAAAWNGEREEHDLAAYDAVVAFGSDDALRAIRARLRPDARFIAYGPKASIGYVAREALASEDVASSAARGAARDFVLYDGEGCLSLHALFVERDGRLSPERFLELLAGAVQGASIDFPLGARAAGTIARVASARDLGRFRGGPVHSDAEATFVLEIGHPERAPAFLPRVLAVHGVRDPVEMRAYVGRHRLPLEACAVAGERYDVRAAAIAAGANRIARFGELQAPPLSYAHGGRPRVSEFVRIVTEGTP encoded by the coding sequence ATGCAGAGACGCTCGACGCGCGCTAGCATCGTTCGCGCGGTGGCGGTTGCCGCCGCGCGCTGGTGCAACCCGGCCTTTTCGCCGCGCGAGCGCGCGCTCGCACGCGTCGTAGAGCGCACGCGCTACAGCGTCCCCGTCGTCGCGTACGCCTTCGACCGGCTCTTCGAATCGATCGCTGCCGACGCGCTCGACGAGACCATCGCACGCGAGCTGGGAGACGCCCACTTCGAGCCGATCGGCCGGGTCTGCGTCATCTCGAGCCGAACGACGATCGGCGTCGCGATCATTCCCGCAATCTTCGCCCTGTGCGCCGGCTGCGACGTCAGGGTCAAGGATCGCGAGGATTCCCTCGTTGGGGCCTTCTTCGAAACGCTCGCCGGCGAGTCGGAAATCCTCGCCTCAGCGGCGCAGGCAGCCGCATGGAACGGCGAGCGCGAAGAGCACGATCTCGCAGCGTACGATGCCGTGGTCGCGTTCGGCAGCGACGACGCACTGCGTGCGATTCGCGCGCGGCTTCGCCCCGATGCGCGCTTCATCGCGTACGGCCCGAAGGCATCGATCGGATACGTCGCCCGCGAAGCGCTCGCAAGCGAGGACGTTGCGTCGAGCGCCGCGCGCGGCGCCGCACGTGACTTCGTGCTCTACGACGGCGAAGGCTGTCTCTCGCTGCACGCGCTCTTTGTCGAGCGCGACGGTCGCCTCTCACCCGAACGGTTTCTCGAACTGCTCGCGGGCGCCGTCCAGGGTGCTTCGATCGATTTTCCACTCGGCGCACGCGCTGCAGGCACGATAGCGCGCGTTGCGAGCGCGCGCGACCTCGGGCGTTTTCGCGGCGGGCCGGTGCACAGCGATGCCGAAGCGACCTTCGTGCTCGAGATCGGACACCCGGAGCGCGCGCCCGCGTTTTTGCCGCGCGTCTTGGCTGTGCACGGCGTTCGCGACCCCGTCGAGATGCGTGCATACGTCGGGCGGCACCGTCTTCCACTCGAAGCATGCGCCGTTGCCGGCGAGCGCTACGACGTCCGCGCCGCTGCCATCGCGGCGGGAGCGAACCGCATCGCGCGCTTCGGCGAGCTGCAGGCGCCGCCGCTCTCGTACGCGCATGGCGGGAGGCCGCGCGTCAGCGAGTTCGTACGCATCGTCACCGAGGGCACGCCGTGA
- a CDS encoding CoA-binding protein codes for MILETPSERRALLERIKSVAMVGASSNPLRPSYTVFSYLRTQTPFAVTPINPTISEIDGVAAYPSLAVYAQEHGAPDVVDVFRKPSEIVEVVREAIAAGAKAIWFQYGVVNDDAIRLADEAGLDVVVDRCIKVEYARFHGGLATSGLNSGVITSRWEKPAAQ; via the coding sequence ATGATTCTGGAAACGCCGTCGGAGCGGCGCGCGCTGCTCGAGCGCATCAAGAGCGTCGCGATGGTAGGGGCGTCGAGCAACCCCCTGCGCCCGAGCTATACCGTCTTCTCCTATCTGCGCACGCAGACGCCGTTCGCGGTAACGCCGATCAATCCGACGATTTCCGAGATCGACGGCGTTGCTGCGTACCCGTCGCTCGCCGTCTACGCGCAGGAGCACGGTGCACCCGACGTCGTCGACGTCTTTCGCAAGCCGAGTGAGATCGTCGAGGTGGTGCGCGAAGCGATCGCAGCCGGAGCCAAGGCGATTTGGTTTCAGTACGGCGTCGTCAACGACGATGCGATTCGCCTCGCCGACGAAGCCGGACTCGACGTCGTCGTCGATCGCTGCATCAAGGTCGAATACGCGCGTTTTCACGGCGGGCTTGCAACGAGCGGGCTCAACAGCGGCGTTATCACGAGCCGCTGGGAGAAGCCGGCCGCGCAGTGA
- a CDS encoding O-acetylhomoserine aminocarboxypropyltransferase/cysteine synthase family protein: MHDRAFGFATRAIHAGTPPDPATGSRVMPIYQTAAYVFGSTQEAAELFALRSYGHIYSRISNPTVAAFEERMASLEGGLGAVACSSGLAAQLCTVLSLAQSGDHLLCSQNVYGGTITQLSVTVKRMGIETTFAPVDDLHALAAAIRPNTKLLFVETIGNPAGTLADLPALATLAHEHGIPFVVDNTFATPYLCRPIEHGADVVLHSATKFISGHGTTIGGVLVEAGTFPWGNGKFPMLSEPSPGYHQKVFTETFGEYAFLMRARAEVLRDVGAQLAPMDAWLLLLGLETLALRMDAHVRNAQAIAEFLRSRPEVAWVTYTQGAVFTFGIAGGREAGRRFIDALELWSHLANVGDAKSLVIHPASTTHSQLNDEEMRKAGVAPESIRLSVGLEDVDDLIWDLDRALHVAVAARERV, encoded by the coding sequence ATGCACGATAGGGCCTTTGGGTTCGCGACGCGCGCAATCCATGCCGGCACGCCGCCCGACCCTGCGACCGGCTCGCGCGTTATGCCGATCTACCAGACCGCGGCGTACGTCTTCGGCTCGACGCAAGAGGCGGCCGAGCTCTTTGCGCTGCGTAGCTACGGCCACATTTACAGCCGCATCAGCAATCCGACGGTCGCGGCATTCGAAGAGCGCATGGCGAGCCTCGAGGGAGGACTCGGGGCCGTCGCGTGCTCGAGCGGCCTCGCAGCGCAACTCTGCACCGTGCTCTCGCTCGCACAGTCCGGCGATCATCTCCTGTGTTCGCAGAACGTCTACGGCGGAACCATCACGCAGCTCTCGGTCACGGTCAAGCGCATGGGGATCGAGACGACGTTTGCGCCCGTCGACGATCTGCACGCGCTCGCGGCGGCGATCCGCCCGAATACGAAGCTACTTTTCGTCGAGACGATCGGCAATCCGGCAGGAACGCTTGCCGATCTTCCCGCGCTGGCAACGCTCGCGCACGAGCACGGCATTCCGTTCGTCGTCGACAACACGTTTGCGACGCCCTATCTGTGCCGGCCGATCGAGCACGGAGCCGACGTCGTCCTCCACTCCGCAACGAAGTTTATCAGCGGTCACGGCACGACCATCGGCGGCGTACTCGTCGAGGCGGGAACGTTTCCGTGGGGCAACGGGAAGTTTCCAATGCTCTCCGAGCCGAGCCCCGGTTACCACCAGAAGGTCTTCACCGAAACCTTCGGCGAGTACGCATTTCTAATGCGCGCGCGCGCCGAGGTTCTGCGCGACGTCGGCGCACAGCTCGCGCCGATGGACGCGTGGCTTCTCCTGCTCGGCTTGGAGACGCTCGCGCTGCGCATGGACGCACACGTGCGCAATGCCCAGGCGATCGCGGAGTTTCTGCGTTCGCGGCCGGAGGTGGCGTGGGTCACATACACGCAAGGCGCCGTCTTCACGTTCGGCATCGCCGGCGGACGAGAGGCCGGGCGGCGTTTCATCGACGCGCTCGAGCTGTGGAGCCATCTCGCCAACGTCGGTGACGCGAAGAGCCTCGTGATCCATCCCGCCTCCACGACGCACTCGCAGCTGAACGACGAAGAGATGCGCAAAGCGGGTGTCGCGCCGGAGTCAATTCGCCTCTCCGTTGGGCTGGAGGACGTCGACGACCTCATCTGGGATTTGGATCGTGCGCTGCACGTCGCGGTTGCCGCACGAGAGCGCGTATGA